DNA sequence from the Candidatus Omnitrophota bacterium genome:
CTCCCTTTATTAAATCTTGATAGGTCTCCCTCTCTTTAATCAGATAAGACTCACCATTCATCACCAGGACTTCGGCCGGCCGGGGCCTGGAATTATAATTGCTGGACATAGTAAATCCGTAAGCGCCCGCTCCCATCACTGCCAATAACCGGCCTGGATAAAGAGAAGACATAGACCTATCCCTGGCCAGGAAATCTCCACTCTCACAGATTGGGCCGACTATGTCATAACGCGTTATGCGTTCTGCGTTGTGCGTTGTGCGTATAACAGGCAATATCTCATGATACGCATTATAAAGGCTCGGGCGTATAAGATCGTTCATTCCCGCGTCAACAATAACAAAATTTTTAAGCGGCGTTTGTTTTATATAAGTAATCCTGGTCACTAAAATTCCCGAATTACCCGCAATAAATCTTCCCGGTTCTAAGATTATCTTGAGTTTTACCTTTTTAAGTAAAGGTAAAACCCCTCTGGCAAATTCCCGGGCTGTTTGAGGCCTTTCCTGGTGATAAATAATCCCCAGGCCTCCTCCGATATTCAGCCATTGAATCGTAATCCCATTTTTCCTTAATTCCTCAACTAAGGATACAGCTTTATCTATAGCCCTGATAAACGGTTTTGACTCTATTATCTGGGAACCGATATGAATGTGCAAGCCAACCAGGTTTAAATTGACAAATTTAGCCGCCTGAAGAAACATCTCTTTGCATGTTGCTGTATCAAAGCCAAACTTATCTGTTTCTCTGGCAGTAGAAATATAGGAATGGGTCTTAGGGTATATATTTGGGTTCAACCTTAAAGAAATATCTATTTTTTTACCCAGATTCGAAGCGATACTATTCAGCATTTCCAACTCAGGGATCGACTCAACATTAAACAAAAGTATCCCGCTGGAAACAGCATATTCTATTTCCTGAGAGGTTTTTCCTATGCTGGCATAAACAATCTTTTTGGGGTCGGTGCCGATATGAAGCGCCTTAAACAACTCTCCTCCACTCACTATATCCAGGCCCGCACCCTCAGCAGTCAATATCTTACAAAGAGCAAGATTAGAATTCGCCTTCATAGAAAAGCATATCAGGGGCTTTATTTCATGAAAGGCGTCTTTTAGCTTATAATAATGGTCCAACAGCGTCTTGTGGCTATAGATATACACCGGCGTAGAGAACTCTTCAGCAATATCCGCCACCTTTAAGTCTTCACAGCAAAGGTCATTATTAATATACTTAAATTCGTGCATTACCCAATTGTCCTTTTTTTGACTGATTTTTTTAGTCTTACAGCAAAAAATGGATCTAATCTTTTTTTAACTTCTTTCAAATTCAAATGTGGGGAAAAAGTTTTAAGCAATTTATCGGGCATATCTTTTATCTTTACCTTTTCATCTATCGAATATTTGACTAATTTTCCTATAATACTATGGGCAGCCCCAAATGCAGTTCCTTTATGGACCAATAAATCCACCAGTTCTGTTGCGTATAAAAATTCATCTTTAAGCCGGGCCTTAATATTGGCTTTATTTATCTTTATGTGTCCAATCAATCCGGTAAGCACCATTAGCTCATCTTTGACTATCGCGACTGAACTAAATAAAGGTTCTTTGTCTAACTGCAT
Encoded proteins:
- the lysA gene encoding diaminopimelate decarboxylase, producing the protein MHEFKYINNDLCCEDLKVADIAEEFSTPVYIYSHKTLLDHYYKLKDAFHEIKPLICFSMKANSNLALCKILTAEGAGLDIVSGGELFKALHIGTDPKKIVYASIGKTSQEIEYAVSSGILLFNVESIPELEMLNSIASNLGKKIDISLRLNPNIYPKTHSYISTARETDKFGFDTATCKEMFLQAAKFVNLNLVGLHIHIGSQIIESKPFIRAIDKAVSLVEELRKNGITIQWLNIGGGLGIIYHQERPQTAREFARGVLPLLKKVKLKIILEPGRFIAGNSGILVTRITYIKQTPLKNFVIVDAGMNDLIRPSLYNAYHEILPVIRTTHNAERITRYDIVGPICESGDFLARDRSMSSLYPGRLLAVMGAGAYGFTMSSNYNSRPRPAEVLVMNGESYLIKERETYQDLIKGESIPGGLL